The genomic stretch TTGGAATAGAATATCAAAATAacctaattttttataattaaaaactgaaaaaatcaTTCCATTTCTGAATTTTAAAAAGGatttaaaaaaagtaataatttTAGTTGGGCCATAATTTATACTAGCCCAGTAAATTATTGGCTGAATATATTAAAAGATTGGACTGATTTTAAATTTGGGCTTAAAATTTGATATGGCCCAATAATATGCCTAACCGAAAAAAACCGATATAATAAACCGAACCGATTTTAACCGAACCCGTAAAAAACCGAATGTAAAAACGGTTGGAATTGGGCCAACATAATTCACCCGAGGGTTGGGCCGGATTGAGGTTTTGGGCCCGAACCCGATCCGGCCCGAACCGATGTCCACCCCTAACTGCGGTATCGCTGTCATCTAGCGCAAGTGAAACAATACATTATACaataaaacatgaaaataaaatgatcaactaatgactcttcattttctaatacattaatattttttatgtaaaattatataattatatattatataatttataaaatataaaaataaaataatatggtCGGAGTCGGGAAATCCACGGGGCGAATGGTACTTTCCCAGTCCACATTTTCTCCGTAGAAATTTTTTTTCGTCCACATTTCTACGGAGAAAAAAGATCCCCAATATAAAATTTCTATTAACATATGCAAATTTACACCCCTATACGTGAAAGGAAAAGTTGAAAGACAGATTAATGTTACTCTTTTGTTATCATTAACTTTTGGTTGTATTTGGACAACAATAGTCATAATTTTTAATTAGTATTTATTTAAGTTGAAGTAAATATTAGTTAAACATACAAACTTTAAGTAGAAGAAGAAATGCAATCGGAATGCTAaagaggttttgaaaatgattattTACTGCAGAACACTGATATTGCTTGAAGTGAATTTTGTGTCCTAGTTTGTCCTATATcagtttttttttcaaatgaaaaGGAGCGGttctaataaaataaaactaaagtaaTGTTAGTCAATTGACAacaaaagtgaaaagtgagtttaGTTGGTTGGAGATTAGTTCAATTAGACAAAATTCATCCAAATGAATGAAGTGGCAGCCAAAGAAAAAAATGGTAAATTTGTTAATTCCAGAAGAATTAATTTTCTTATCCTATAGATTAAGCcattcataaataattaatatttaataataattgaaaataataaaatttattaataattgttaGGGCACAAGGATCAAGATGATGGAATAATGGAATAAAAGAAGAATGACGGCGGCACACACAGAGAGAataattgttgtttttattaaatgACATATACTAGTCTATTTATACAAGAATAAAGTTGCCACATAGGCCCTAATGAAAACTTGCTAACAAAGTTAAAAGGTACACAAATAGAAAATACTAAATTACCCttaataccatcccttaatttatattttctaaataaaattaaCTACACCAATTCCATTCCTTAAGAGGAGAAATTGATCTGTCTTGATTGCCTTCGTTAGAACATCAGCCAGCTGCTTCTGGGTGCAACAGTgtacaacttctaatgttccattatggacttggcttctcaagaaatgatacttagttttaatatgcttgcttcttccgtgtaacacatgATTTCtagcaagattgattgcagacttgttatcaatcatcagcttcagaggcttcttcacatcaatctttagatcttctaataaattcagaagccacacaacttgacatgcagctacagcgcctgcaatATACTCTGCTTCACATGTTGATATAGCAACCACAACTtgtttcttggaactccaagaaataggacctcccagaaactTAAACAAGTATCCAGAAGTACTTCTTCTATCAACTTCTCCATACCAATCATAGTCAGAATAGCTCattaactctgattcttcctttctcgcAGAAGGAAACAATACTCcgtacttcagagttcccttgatgtatctcaagattctgacagcagcttgataatgggaccacttagaTTTGTTCATAAACCTACTAACCATTCCAACTGCATGGCAAATGTTAGGTCTGGTATTGCATAAATACCTCAGAGAATCTACCAGTTGTTTGAAGATCGTAGCATCAACATTTTCACCTTCAGAGTCAGAATCCAACTTCTGATTGGTTTTTGACGGTGAAACAGCAACTTTACAATTCTCCATCTTAAATttcttcagaagatcaagttCATACTTtagctgatgcagaatgataccatcttctgagtgcAGAATCTCCATACCTAGAAAATATACCATATTTCCCAGATCAGTCATCTCAaattcattcatcagcaccttcttgaacttgttcagatcttctggacaactccctgtaAGAAATATGTCATTGCTGAAGtgataaagcggcaagcaaaaaataataggtattatttattaccgggtgatataggttatatcgtatcgtagtccacagagattggtagagaaaaactgtcgttcgactatcttgcgttctaagtttcatgattgggtgcggaaagtaaatgcgggaaaagtaaataaaagcaaataaacattctcaatagtctaagagaaatagttatggaattgcattttgTTCTACCTGTCGACTACTTAAATTTGAGGATCTATCGctcaacactcacaatacgcatcaaaatcaccaggcatcattcgagatgccacatcaatgtccatgtctgaaacaccgacgaaagctcaatcgtactattcacatcagcgatgtctCAACCGACATAAACAACACGAAGGCATTAAAGTCGATACCTATTATGATTATTAGCCCCAAATCTATTTCTACAATTCAGAAACtaatagttatcattcctaatcaagatctatgatgtccatttctacaacaacacaaatccaaagcatttaagcaaaaagatcaagaacaacaacaatgatgatttgtaaagtgtatatataaacgatcccaagatcatcaaatgtacatacaataaaagtagaaatatacatacaaaacccaccattggaatgaaacatagggaagaaagaagatgaatcGGAAACTCTCACCGTGTCAAGgcaatcgagacaaatccatagccaacccacatgatgtagcacccaatggtgtttcctaagcctctaaactatcaaaaaatggatcagagctcttCCATGGGGGAAAGAgatgataaaaaccctaaaaaataagttttgaacTATAAATACAAAAACTGAAAATCGCTGACCGCGCTAAGCACGCCTACTGCGCTTAGCGCGCTgtcctttatttttcttaaaccgcCTGAGAGCGCTTAGCGCCACatacccgcgctaagcgccctacTTTCTACCAGACTTAGTCTTCAAAAtttccagaccgcgcttagcgccaaaaaagcgcgctaagcgggctcaacagaacaacaacttttatttcttcaaaaacgcgttcgccgccgtgtcttcgacactttattcctcaaagcttcgaacacgcataaatacctaaaaaaagacaacaaaactatcaaacggtatatatttacacgaaaacgtaacaaaacacaaacgatacaaatatacacaaaaacggggaattattcaaatggtaatacaaaaagtatcgataagtgccactatttacatacacaaaataactacaatttaacACTTATcagtcatcaacataaagacacaacagaatcatattgcttccagaatgttgcacgtAAACTCCATACTCCATCTCAcatttctgaaacccttgcttcttgaagaaagaatcaatcttcaaattccaagctctgggtgcttgttttagtccatacagagctttgtgtagcttgtacaccatcccttcctgattctttttaACGAAACCAGGAGGTTGTGACACATATACCTCTTCTTGTAAAggaccattcagaaatgctgacttcacatccagatgcatcagagGCCATCTTCTATTTGCAGCTAaagcaatcaccagtctgattgtttcatgtctagctacggGTGCAAATACCTCAAaataatctagtccaggtttttgAAGAAAACCTATGAACACTAAtcttgctttgtgtttaccaactgatccatctgaaTTAAGTTTCACCTTGAAAACCCATTTGAcgttgatggctttcttcttctttggaagtttaATCAATTCCCAAGTTTTGTTTCTCTCTATAGCTTcaatttcttctttcatggcattcagccagactttcttcttgagcACTTCTTCAATACCCAATGGTTCagagtctactaacatggcacactgaatgacatctccctctgagtcaacttctgtgtcttgcaacatgtcaaaatctacaAACCTTTTAGGTATGGTTCTGATTCTTTGTGGCCTTCTGGGTACGTCATCTTATGGACCTTGTCCAGAAGCACTATTTCCAGAATTACCACCTTCAGCAACGTGATCATCTCCAGAAGTTTGTTCTACAGAGCCTACATCTTCAGAGTTTGCTTCAGAGTTTACCCTTCCAAAAGCATGACCACCACCAGATTCTGGATTATCATCAGAGTCTGGACTAGAATCAGAATCACCATCTTCATCATCTGAGTCTTCAGAGTCATCTTCAGAGTCATCTTCAGAGTCATCTTCTAACTCTGACTCTTCTTCATAACTTTTAAATTCTGACAAATCTTCAGAAGTAATCTCCACATCAGAAGTGGGTTGAGACTTGCTCTAATCCCAACACTCTGAATCCTTCACAATGacatctctgctgacttcaactttgttagttttTGGATAATaaagcttgtatgcacc from Vicia villosa cultivar HV-30 ecotype Madison, WI linkage group LG4, Vvil1.0, whole genome shotgun sequence encodes the following:
- the LOC131597413 gene encoding uncharacterized mitochondrial protein AtMg00820-like is translated as MLVDSEPLGIEEVLKKKVWLNAMKEEIEAIERNKTWELIKLPKKKKAINVKWVFKVKLNSDGSVGKHKARLVFIGFLQKPGLDYFEVFAPVARHETIRLVIALAANRRWPLMHLDVKSAFLNGPLQEEK